Proteins encoded within one genomic window of Arachis ipaensis cultivar K30076 chromosome B08, Araip1.1, whole genome shotgun sequence:
- the LOC107610687 gene encoding G-type lectin S-receptor-like serine/threonine-protein kinase At4g27290 isoform X1 yields MMRTRAICFLLLVFITKSFSLDMITPSQSMKDGDTLVSAGGTFELGFFRPGDSSGRYLGIWYKQSPSTLTWVANRNKRINSNSSVLEINNQGVLVLHNGSNKTFWSSKVSKAAENPVAQLLDSGNLVVRDGNGGKMENLLWQSFDYPCDTLLPGMKLGWNLETGLNRFLTCWKSTDDPDSGDYSFKIDLRGYPQAVQLKGDSIMSRAGSWNGLSFTALPYHKQSPVFKSEFVLNEKEIFYEFQVLDNSTFFRYIMTSSGNRQLLHWTSETNVWETLITIPSARCDNYALCGENSVCNSVKTPDCACLEGFAPKVQREWDMSYWSNGCVRITPLSCSKDGFMKYTGIILPDTSSSRYNKTIDLQECESLCLQNCSCTAYANLDKRDGGSGCLLWFGDLIDMRQSYEGGQDIYIRVPSSELEHNKKIYKKKLVGIITGSAVFMICLILGLAICLWKNKFEKPAGMSKVGFWKELLCRRVEEDSDIPTFDLSTIFYATNCFSSYNKLGAGGFGLVYKGVLADGTEIAVKRLSKNSEQGQQEFKTEVQLIAKLQHRNLVKLLGCCIKQKEKLLIYEFMPNRSLDHFIFDDGRRKLLDWTKRFQIISGIARGLLYLHHDSRLRIIHRDLKTSNILLDNDMNPKISDFGLARTFGGDQTEACTRRVMGTHGYISPEYAMHGSFSMKSDVFSFGVIMLEVVSGMKNKELSIPHQFVNLLGHAWELWTKERAMELVDKSLGDSVVEAQVLRCIHIGLLCVQERPEHRPNMSSVIHMLNDDKPLARPKQPAFYPHQESNSSTKTSEMCSNNDISITLLEAR; encoded by the exons ATGATGAGAACTAGAGCTATTTGCTTCTTATTATTGGTGTTTATAACAAAATCCTTTTCACTAGACATGATTACACCAAGTCAATCCATGAAAGATGGTGATACTTTGGTTTCAGCTGGTGGAACTTTTGAACTTGGATTCTTCAGGCCCGGAGACTCAAGTGGTCGATACCTGGGAATATGGTACAAGCAATCTCCTTCAACACTGACATGGGTTGCCAACCGGAACAAACGAATCAACAGCAACTCATCAGTGTTGGAAATCAACAACCAAGGAGTTCTTGTACTGCACAATGGCTCAAACAAGACATTCTGGTCCTCCAAAGTGTCGAAAGCAGCAGAGAATCCGGTTGCACAGCTCTTGGACTCAGGAAATCTTGTTGTGAGAGATGGAAATGGTGGTAAAATGGAGAATCTCTTATGGCAAAGTTTTGATTATCCTTGTGATACTTTGTTGCCAGGAATGAAACTTGGATGGAATCTAGAGACAGGACTAAATAGGTTCCTAACTTGTTGGAAAAGTACAGACGATCCTGATTCCGGAGACTACTCGTTTAAAATAGATCTTAGAGGTTATCCACAAGCAGTTCAATTGAAGGGAGATTCTATAATGAGCAGGGCAGGTTCATGGAATGGACTTAGCTTCACAGCACTTCCATATCATAAGCAAAGTCCAGTATTTAAATCTGAGTTTGTTTTGAATGAAAAGGAAATATTCTATGAGTTCCAAGTCCTTGACAATTCTACTTTTTTTAGATACATCATGACATCTTCGGGGAATCGGCAGCTTTTGCATTGGACAAGTGAAACCAATGTCTGGGAGACTCTCATAACTATACCATCAGCTCGGTGCGACAATTATGCATTGTGTGGCGAGAATTCTGTTTGCAATTCAGTGAAGACTCCAGATTGTGCTTGCCTGGAAGGATTTGCACCAAAGGTTCAAAGAGAGTGGGATATGTCATATTGGTCTAATGGTTGTGTTAGGATCACTCCATTAAGTTGTAGCAAAGATGGGTTCATGAAGTACACGGGGATTATTCTTCCTGACACGTCTTCATCTAGGTATAATAAGACCATTGACCTTCAAGAATGTGAGAGTTTATGTCTGCAAAACTGTTCCTGTACAGCATATGCAAATTTGGATAAGCGCGACGGAGGAAGTGGCTGCTTACTTTGGTTCGGTGATCTGATTGATATGAGACAATCATATGAAGGTGGCCAAGATATTTATATTCGAGTTCCTTCTTCGGAGCTAG AACATAACAAGAAGATTTACAAAAAGAAGCTTGTAGGCATCATTACTGGCTCTGCTGTATTCATGATATGCTTAATACTTGGACTTGCCATATGtttatggaaaaataaatttgagaAGCCAG CAGGGATGTCGAAAGTGGGTTTCTGGAAAGAATTATTATGCAGAAGGGTGGAGGAGGACAGTGATATTCCAACATTTGATTTATCAACCATATTTTATGCCACAAATTGCTTTTCTAGCTACAACAAATTAGGAGCAGGTGGCTTCGGACTTGTGTACAAG GGTGTGCTTGCTGATGGCACTGAGATCGCTGTCAAGAGGCTTTCGAAGAATTCTGAGCAAGGACAGCAAGAGTTCAAAACTGAAGTGCAGTTAATTGCTAAACTTCAGCATCGCAATCTTGTAAAGCTTCTCGGTTGTTGCATTAAACAAAAAGAGAAACTCTTGATTTACGAGTTCATGCCAAACAGAAGTTTGGACCACTttatttttg ATGATGGTAGAAGAAAATTATTAGATTGGACTAAGCGCTTCCAAATTATTAGTGGGATAGCTCGAGGCCTACTTTATCTACATCATGACTCAAGGCTAAGAATCATCCACAGAGATCTTAAAACAAGTAACATTCTTCTTGACAATGATATGAATCCAAAAATATCAGACTTTGGTCTCGCAAGGACATTTGGTGGAGATCAAACCGAGGCCTGTACAAGGAGAGTGATGGGAACTCA TGGTTATATCTCTCCTGAGTACGCAATGCATGGCTCTTTCTCGATGAAATCTGATGTGTTTAGCTTTGGCGTAATTATGCTTGAGGTCGTTAGTGGGATGAAGAACAAGGAACTCTCTATCCCGCACCAATTTGTTAACCTTCTTGGACAT GCATGGGAATTGTGGACTAAGGAGAGGGCTATGGAGCTTGTAGATAAATCGCTTGGTGATTCAGTTGTTGAAGCTCAAGTATTGAGATGCATTCACATAGGGCTTTTGTGTGTGCAAGAGAGACCAGAACACAGGCCTAACATGTCATCAGTAATCCATATGCTCAATGATGATAAGCCGCTTGCTCGGCCAAAGCAGCCAGCATTTTATCCTCACCAAGAAAGTAATTCTTCAACTAAAACTAGTGAAATGTGTTCAAATAATGATATTTCCATCACACTGTTGGAGGCCAGATAG
- the LOC107610687 gene encoding G-type lectin S-receptor-like serine/threonine-protein kinase At4g27290 isoform X2, which yields MMRTRAICFLLLVFITKSFSLDMITPSQSMKDGDTLVSAGGTFELGFFRPGDSSGRYLGIWYKQSPSTLTWVANRNKRINSNSSVLEINNQGVLVLHNGSNKTFWSSKVSKAAENPVAQLLDSGNLVVRDGNGGKMENLLWQSFDYPCDTLLPGMKLGWNLETGLNRFLTCWKSTDDPDSGDYSFKIDLRGYPQAVQLKGDSIMSRAGSWNGLSFTALPYHKQSPVFKSEFVLNEKEIFYEFQVLDNSTFFRYIMTSSGNRQLLHWTSETNVWETLITIPSARCDNYALCGENSVCNSVKTPDCACLEGFAPKVQREWDMSYWSNGCVRITPLSCSKDGFMKYTGIILPDTSSSRYNKTIDLQECESLCLQNCSCTAYANLDKRDGGSGCLLWFGDLIDMRQSYEGGQDIYIRVPSSELEHNKKIYKKKLVGIITGSAVFMICLILGLAICLWKNKFEKPAGMSKVGFWKELLCRRVEEDSDIPTFDLSTIFYATNCFSSYNKLGAGGFGLVYKGVLADGTEIAVKRLSKNSEQGQQEFKTEVQLIAKLQHRNLVKLLGCCIKQKEKLLIYEFMPNRSLDHFIFDDGRRKLLDWTKRFQIISGIARGLLYLHHDSRLRIIHRDLKTSNILLDNDMNPKISDFGLARTFGGDQTEACTRRVMGTH from the exons ATGATGAGAACTAGAGCTATTTGCTTCTTATTATTGGTGTTTATAACAAAATCCTTTTCACTAGACATGATTACACCAAGTCAATCCATGAAAGATGGTGATACTTTGGTTTCAGCTGGTGGAACTTTTGAACTTGGATTCTTCAGGCCCGGAGACTCAAGTGGTCGATACCTGGGAATATGGTACAAGCAATCTCCTTCAACACTGACATGGGTTGCCAACCGGAACAAACGAATCAACAGCAACTCATCAGTGTTGGAAATCAACAACCAAGGAGTTCTTGTACTGCACAATGGCTCAAACAAGACATTCTGGTCCTCCAAAGTGTCGAAAGCAGCAGAGAATCCGGTTGCACAGCTCTTGGACTCAGGAAATCTTGTTGTGAGAGATGGAAATGGTGGTAAAATGGAGAATCTCTTATGGCAAAGTTTTGATTATCCTTGTGATACTTTGTTGCCAGGAATGAAACTTGGATGGAATCTAGAGACAGGACTAAATAGGTTCCTAACTTGTTGGAAAAGTACAGACGATCCTGATTCCGGAGACTACTCGTTTAAAATAGATCTTAGAGGTTATCCACAAGCAGTTCAATTGAAGGGAGATTCTATAATGAGCAGGGCAGGTTCATGGAATGGACTTAGCTTCACAGCACTTCCATATCATAAGCAAAGTCCAGTATTTAAATCTGAGTTTGTTTTGAATGAAAAGGAAATATTCTATGAGTTCCAAGTCCTTGACAATTCTACTTTTTTTAGATACATCATGACATCTTCGGGGAATCGGCAGCTTTTGCATTGGACAAGTGAAACCAATGTCTGGGAGACTCTCATAACTATACCATCAGCTCGGTGCGACAATTATGCATTGTGTGGCGAGAATTCTGTTTGCAATTCAGTGAAGACTCCAGATTGTGCTTGCCTGGAAGGATTTGCACCAAAGGTTCAAAGAGAGTGGGATATGTCATATTGGTCTAATGGTTGTGTTAGGATCACTCCATTAAGTTGTAGCAAAGATGGGTTCATGAAGTACACGGGGATTATTCTTCCTGACACGTCTTCATCTAGGTATAATAAGACCATTGACCTTCAAGAATGTGAGAGTTTATGTCTGCAAAACTGTTCCTGTACAGCATATGCAAATTTGGATAAGCGCGACGGAGGAAGTGGCTGCTTACTTTGGTTCGGTGATCTGATTGATATGAGACAATCATATGAAGGTGGCCAAGATATTTATATTCGAGTTCCTTCTTCGGAGCTAG AACATAACAAGAAGATTTACAAAAAGAAGCTTGTAGGCATCATTACTGGCTCTGCTGTATTCATGATATGCTTAATACTTGGACTTGCCATATGtttatggaaaaataaatttgagaAGCCAG CAGGGATGTCGAAAGTGGGTTTCTGGAAAGAATTATTATGCAGAAGGGTGGAGGAGGACAGTGATATTCCAACATTTGATTTATCAACCATATTTTATGCCACAAATTGCTTTTCTAGCTACAACAAATTAGGAGCAGGTGGCTTCGGACTTGTGTACAAG GGTGTGCTTGCTGATGGCACTGAGATCGCTGTCAAGAGGCTTTCGAAGAATTCTGAGCAAGGACAGCAAGAGTTCAAAACTGAAGTGCAGTTAATTGCTAAACTTCAGCATCGCAATCTTGTAAAGCTTCTCGGTTGTTGCATTAAACAAAAAGAGAAACTCTTGATTTACGAGTTCATGCCAAACAGAAGTTTGGACCACTttatttttg ATGATGGTAGAAGAAAATTATTAGATTGGACTAAGCGCTTCCAAATTATTAGTGGGATAGCTCGAGGCCTACTTTATCTACATCATGACTCAAGGCTAAGAATCATCCACAGAGATCTTAAAACAAGTAACATTCTTCTTGACAATGATATGAATCCAAAAATATCAGACTTTGGTCTCGCAAGGACATTTGGTGGAGATCAAACCGAGGCCTGTACAAGGAGAGTGATGGGAACTCA CTAA
- the LOC107610688 gene encoding uncharacterized protein LOC107610688 — MAPFEALYGRRCRSPVGWFEVGETKLLEPDLVQDAIEKVRLIKKHLLAAQSRQKAYADHRRRNLEFSVGDQVFLRVSPMKGVMRFGKKGTVAYRLALPPDLAMIHPVFHVSMLCKYLHDPSHVLTPQSVKLKEDLSFEEELIAIIDRQVRKLHSKEVASVKVVWKNHSEKEVT; from the exons ATGGCACCATTTGAAGCTCTTTATGGAAGGCGATGTAGATCACCAGTCGGATGGTTTGAAGTTGGTGAAACCAAACTGTTGGAACCCGATTTGGTACAAGATGCGATTGAAAAAGTTCGCTTGATCAAGAAACATTTATTAGCAGCTCAAAGTAGACAGAAGGCCTATGCTGATCATAGGAGACGTAACTTAGAATTCTCGGTGGGTGATCAAGTTTTTCTTCGAGTGTCACCTATGAAGGGTGTGATGAGGTTTGGCAAAAAAG GCACAGTGGCGTATCGCTTGGCACTACCACCTGATTTGGCTATGATTCATCCAGTATTCCACGTGTCTATGTTATGTAAATATCTTCATGATCCATCTCATGTACTTACTCCCCAATCAGTGAAATTGAAAGAGGATTTATCATTTGAAGAAGAACTTATTGCTATAATTGATCGACAAGTAAGGAAGTTACATTCTAAAGAAGTAGCCTCTGTAAAAGTAGTCTGGAAGAACCATTCGGAGAAAGAAGTAACCTAG